attcagatGTACATAGATCTCTCTCTCTTtgtgtgaataaatatttttaattatatttgagtatttatttatttataagaattttaattaataaatgtcttttaaaaaacaatggaataaacgtagctcaatggacaacacgctcaggaaaaattattctcttgaactcaatgtgcgtaggtccGCGCCCCAGACattcatagaaaaagaaatattctttatgtaccgggtgtcccgaaagtcttgaccGGTACCTTTGATGGCTTTTTTCGAGGtttcagagactttttacgtaaatgttgcgtatataaaagttaaagaccggcttcagattaacaagttttgtttcaataacatttcgaaattcataattgtttttgacatgaaggctaaaagacatgaagtagctgctctgcttcgtgcaagaatcagccacaaggagatctctgaggccaccagcatgtccgccagcaccattggcaggatcaagaggacgttggacaagggggaaggccttgaagacaagcctcgaagtaggagacctgtcttaaaggcTACCAAGGCCACTAAGATGAGgatcagggcccagatcaagataaaccctcttctgagcatcagaacaattgccaagaagaacaacatgggtaagactactgctgccaacattgtcaaggacattgggggcaagtccttggtccgcaccacccgtcccatgttgtccatggccaatatggaggccagatacatccgatgcaagaagattttgaacaacatgaaaagcaatggggacagaattctcattttttccgatgagaaaacttttacagtggatccagtcttcaaccgcaaaaatgatcgctacattagccttaatggttatgtgggatctgagaaatatgtgtccatgaccaagcagccagccagcatcatgatgcttggagttattggctcagatggtaaagccatgcctccagtcttcttccgagagggATACAAGCTCACctcagaggactacatcaagttgctcaagaccaaggtggtcccatggatcaggaaggagtatcctggcaagagggtgtgtttccagcaggacggggcacccgcacacacagccaagaacacccagaagtggttgaaggagaatgtggaattctggcctaaggacttctggccccctcctcccccgaccGGAAGCtcttggatttcagcatctgggcgcacattgagaggcaggctggcaaaaaacgccacagcagtaccaaagctctcaaggccagtatcaccaaggcctgggccaagatggaccccacctacatcaagaaaacctgctcctccttccgtccccgtgttgtggctgttatggaagctaaaggccaaattgttaaaaacatattatagattataaccaagcaaagtttttttattaaaaacatttctctgtatctctacttttagtccttgtagatcttaatgaagttggaagttagaaatcagtcaggactttccggacacccggtatatggatttcacaaaagATTCCTAAGTCAGATTGAGTAAATGTAgtctataatgtttacttatacttaatcagtgcaactctatctgaccaattaaaggaacatttaaaaaaaaaaaaaatatttcatgcatTAGGTCCAGGATTTAACCACATCATACTTTTCCCGTTCGTTTATTCCTCCGTTTTGGTTAAAAACCAAAACAATGAGCAAGGgatcaatttttgaacaaacatttttctttttatgaattaGTGGAGGTTCCATAAGTAGTTATTGTAGAGTGATGAAACATCcactctttttgaaaaaaaacagtCGAACATCGTCTTTAAAAATCTAATCAAAGTTTGATTTATGAAAAGGgtaaacaatatcaaaaataataagcatttaacaacattttattattaaattttgaatatctttaGATTAGTGTTGAACTAGTCTAGTTATAGAATACTACCCTTAGCGCCCCCCCCCCCCGGGTACAAATAGTATTTTCGTACACAACTAAATTTGTTTGTACAATTCATGATATTTTTCGTCACTTGGTTTATCTTTAGATAACAATaaattccttaaaattttaacGATTAAGAAATAAACAACTAAATATATGCCGTTCCGTTGTATGAAAACTGAGCGGAAATCAAAAACGGCACAAATTTTCACGATCAATCTCTATCACGTCATTACTTTTACTGTATCACGGAACtttttatctaaaaagaaaCGGACATAAAACCCCAAATCATTTTGTAATTccccaaataagtcaatcataccaatttCTATTTATCTGTTAAGTACTCTCGGACTATCATTGACTTACTAATTCTCCACaactattaaaatgaattagttatatatttatttcctaatatTTAAATCCTAAATGGTATTTTATTCGACTCTGCATTATTATCAGAGTTGGCAATGAAAAAGTTacctttgaaaattaaaaaaggagaattgtttgttttctgtgctatttctttttctttgttcattatttaatcggtcgtcgtggtgttaacttctccctctgagaTCAGTATTCTCTCCCATCTTTGGTGTAAACTGTTTTAAAGATCCATaagcaattatatatatatataaactttaataCAATTCTCCACTTTAAAGtagtaatttatgttttccctCCAACATCATAAAACAGagagctgatattaacaagggtcatTATTCAGGTGTAGCATATgcctcgctcccgccttctccttgaaCTTCCTTTGTCCTTACAAAGGTATCAACTCTAATTATAGTATtgcttagaaatattttattaaaaacatggCTATACAAtagtatatgatagccaaaatttatatatatatatatgcaacaagggatcaacaagaagtTTGATTCCTtacttattaattcatttattttgaaaacgaATAAACTATGACACTGCCGTTATGTTTCAAGCGAAACGAGGAAATAAATGCCTGACAAAAAAAGATACTGGGTATTTTATTGTCAGGAGGTAACGCTATGCTATGTTTGATCATTCactcatgttttaaaaaaatcgttcctATAAGTTTTATATAACAATTACTTGTATTATTCATTAGTATACATATGGATaccacatttttaaaataaattaattattattgtttgataAGAAGCCAATTGAACTTATGTATTAAACTATTATACTTATTAGAAAACCCTTTGGCTCTAAcaattcataattaatcaatcaatgtTCTTTATCAATATAaccacatatacatatataaacctTTAATATATGCTCATAACGCATAATATAATGAGGTTTATACATGATAAATTACATTGGCTCTCATCTTAGATACCATAtaacttacatatattatttaatttataatttaaattacagaTATTGAATTACCAAATACATTCTGAGGTTGATTCAAGGTTTACAATTCGagtattttgtgaaataaatcaACGGAAGTATAAAAATGAGTCGAAGAGCGAGtgtatttgcaaaaaagaatcCAGGAAAACCCCGTGTTCGTTTCCCAGATgaagttatatttgaaaatgaaatcaaGGAACAGGATGGAGACGCTGTCATGAACATGCTCCGAAGAGCTAGTATTGATATTGATATCAATCGCATAAACAGTGCtggtaattttttgacattcaatgTGTTCTGTAGTTCTGATTTTGTATATCTTCtttatatgaaaattgtattaattgcAAACCAAAACAGGGGCATTCGCAggattataaatgtaaaaagtaaatttaaaaaaaaaaatgtaaaaagtaaatttttgaaaaaaaattattgaaatccaAAGCTTttcagataatataaaaatttttggaaaaaaaaaatcaaatattaatttttttgctctgcgGAATAATTTTcccgaatgacgaaaaataatttcagctgaaattaaaaattccttaatttgggagggggaggctacagcccttccatGCCTTCCTCTGCAGACACACTTCAAAAACgagatgaattattttttagagtacttttgaaagggataattcaaaaattgtatatattggTAGTCGCTAATTTAAGAATGTAATCTTTgagtttgttaattaaaattactaaagGTGGGTTGCTACATTTATTATACGTGTCCACATAATTTGTTTCCAACAACTTGGTTTTTTTGTAATcctcaaacctcaacaatttatccttttaaaatgaaaaaaatatatgattttaacaTACATAGAGTGATGATAAGTGGTTGGGTAAGacagtaatttaatattttttgtttaaattcaatgcttcataagaagtgttacaatcatccgattgaAGCCAAATATGCCTTGTTCAGTTTGATAgcttataaacaaattaaaatccaaattcataatgcccttctcgtcgaagcccttgtccctattgacaaaaaactcGGACATCAAATTTTCGAAGGCCTCTACTGAGACCGAATTTGTAACCCAAACACGTTGCCCATacacaggaacaggtggtagtaagaactctatgtattttatctccaagactttaaaatgtttattgtttgGGGGAGAGAAAATTTTAcgtttgttttaatatattctgACAATTTTAATCTTACAAGCCAGGCATTCTTTAAACCcaaaaacttctttattttgaaaggcaATATTGTTGAGGCttatagattataatatgcaaagtctTAGAAACAAATTGTTCTGTTACAAGGCTATGGAAAATTATTTCTGCGCCACATACAAATGCCACTGTTTATATTACTCATCAAATGATTGACTTATACAATCTACaaatacaagttgcaacttgttcATAAATGTCAACTGgtatacaatatgtacaataaGTATATTCATTTTGCTCGATTTTGCAGGACTGACAGCACTTCATCAAGCGGTTCTTGATAATAACCTTCCTGTAGTCAAAATCCTATTAAATCATGGTTCTAAAATCAATATGCAAGACGCGGACTATTGGACACCTCTTCATGCCGCTTGTGCAAATGGTTTACATGAAATAGCAAAGTATATtgcattcatattatattacatatctatttattttacagcCAAGGCTATtgcagaataataattaatttaaatttgatagtATTGTATTATTCTCAAATAACGTATCTTTTAACATATTTGATTTAGATATCTTGTGGATAGAGGAGCTCGAACAAGTATACTTACGGATCGAAAGGAAAGACCCCTGGATTTGGTGGACCCCGGGGACAGCAAAACTTTGGCTGTCATGTTGGCCCATCTTGAAAGGAAACGATGAACTCAATGTCATACTCTTCAATTTCTTATCTCTCTTATCattgtctcatttttttattattttgcaaagaacTAATTGTTGTCCACTCTTTGACAAATGTGATATCAGAAGCTCACACATTCTCAgtcaatatctaatttttttaaattcaagataGCTAACTTcaatttagatttaaatatatacagctATTAGCTTCAATTAcgcaacattattttaaatccaaaattagaaggttttttttaaattaaaatattttttgaaagagttattttttcagggttttaccatttttttttttaaatgagagagTCAAAAGTGTTCAAAgattagctaaaaaaaaaattatttttttttttggtgggaaCTGACACATGAACTATCTATCACAGTCTCATTTTGAATTTCACCattccattttgaattggactatttccattttgaattagactattccattttgaatttcACTAATACCATTTTGAATTGGACTATTCCATTTTTAGGTTGACTTTTTTGGACTAAATTATTTCATgttgaatattaatattctcattttgaaCTTGATTATTCCATTTTGAATAGGATTGTTCTATTTTGAAAAGGTATATTCTCATTTATAATTGGATGATACCATTTAGAATTGAACTATACCCATTTTGAATAGTATTATACTCATTTTAGCCTAGACTATTCCATTTTTAACTGGACTATTCTcaatttgaattagaaatgaTATAAACGATAAGGAATGACATTTTGGAAtcttaaaacattcatttacaaaaaagtataactttttatctttatttcaagtaaaaattactcttgaatatgataaataattcaaatttgcacaatttaaaaaaattggaaatatccaaaaatgaaGTGTAATGGGAGTTAGAATTAAAAACAGATTTAGATTTTAAGAAAAGTTAGAATTGGTCGTCTCTGAAGAAAGttagttattttgttattcattcttaatttttcattcattgatgaattttaatacaaataaaatatatatctttaactctttctaaatatgtacaatgttttAATCCTATccaacaaatttttgtttaaaaaaatattaaaattgccAAAAGTATGAATTAGGATTGATTGATTTGTTTGAAGTCTACGATAAAAAGATGTTAGTCAAATCAGAAATTATGaggatatttttatgttttatttttttatctctccgaataaaaaggtaaatatctattttattgaaCTAAATTTTCCGGTCAGAAAGACTTACAAAGTAATACTGAGGTCACTTCAGGTTGAAGATACTCCATTTAAAAGGATGGGAACCACTTTGCAACCATTTGCATATTTAAGTACATGGTTATGATTGTATTCATAtgatagtttttgtatttatgatgTGTAGATATTAACCAAAGACTgagtatttattgttttttatttattcataagctaaaattttaagataaaatgtgtttgtaaatttaatgtaattttgttgaaaataattatatatttttgaaaaaaatgaataaagtctTAGTGTattctaaattgttttatatcattttaattagcTAACCACAagcatttgtttttaaattaatctactGTCAATATTTCGACCTTTCTTCTGTCGATTTCTAGGCATTTTTGAGGTTGTGTTATGAGGTTCAAATTTTGCCATGGTACGGGATACAGTGACTTCAAATAGCAAAAGAGCACCTCTTTGGAGTCATTCACAATGTACGTAACggaaaaaagatacaattttgaAACCCCGTTATAACGTTTAACAGGATGGAtccaataaacataaaaattagaacaaaaaCAGCATTGCCAACAGTTCAGATGAATTGGCAGATTTCTTCTATAGTACATTAAGCAGCTGAAATCCAAGTCTACAACTGTTTTTAAAGGATGAATAAATCTACCAAAATATCTACTTTTACgtttataatttcttcttttttatgttgCTCGTCATTCAGCTGACGCCTTCCTCATCAAGttctatatatattaggttgattaaaaatatattcattatttttccaattgatAGCTTTCGTTAAATTTCATCTCGTCTTGTATAAATTGCGATCGGTTTAATTAGATttgaatatctacatatatcCTGATTTACTAATGCTGATCTTTAAGGATTATTTAGTGTCCATAAGGATAATACTTTGATGAAATATGTTCAACAACCATATACTGACCTCAGAGACTGTCCTAATGTGCAAAGAATTTACTTTCTACTTAATcccttatttaaatttaatttcatgatgATTATCTTTTTTCGTCGTTGCAGGCCCTTAGCGCCTTTGTAATCCGACATAGAAACAGAAGTAGAAGTACGAGTTTCCATATCGACGGATTCCATAGATTTTCCAAAGGGCATACCTTCGTCGAGGTTACGGAGACCTTTCTAGAACCTGAGCACCATGTCATCTTCGTAAGACGCTTCACAACTACGACTCAAAAATTTACAGAAGTGGGACTGCTTCCGAGGATGAGTAATGAAGTCATCAGGGACTCACCCGAACTTGGCTTGAGTTCAGACAGACAATGACGTTCACCAAGAATTGACTCGACTACAGTGAAGAGATCGGTAATACCCTTACCAGAGTAGAATTAGAGTCCTCGTTTAATTATCAGAAGGCTCCTTTTGACGGGGTCGATGGATAAGGAATGATCAAGATCTTCATATTAACGATATCAAAAGGTTAGCTGTAGAGAAAGCGTTAAGTTTGTTTTCATATCATTCCCAGATAttagtccacgttttgctgcccaacaCTGTATATCCATAATCATAGTTACGATATGTATTTACCCAActgttttcaaattatatcatataaaaaaaatctatgatacTATTCgaaaaatcttcaatttatgGACAGAAATCGTAGCTCCATCCTTCGTTGCAGCAATAACATCAATTCAATTCCAAACTTCATAAAATGTTCAGTCATGGCAACAACTGCTTTAGTAGCTACCATGAAACCATGAACTCCCACAATTCCTAGATTGAAGTGTTTTTCTTCCCTACATAAAGATCTTTAGTCATGTACCGTGAATATAAATCCCAAtccaaagtaaaaattaaaaaaatcgtattaCAAACTTTTTGTGGTTTTTAGTTCCCTtctgcagaaaaaaaaaccagattcTCTCTCGATAAGTCTTGTCGTATATACTTCCAAGTGAGAGTAGCAATGTTCTTAATGCCCCTTGTTATACTAACGAACTTTCCATTATCTACTCAGGCAATGAACAATAAATTACAAGATCTAAAAATAGCATATTAACTATCTGAAAAGAATTTTAGCCAAATTTGGGCTCTAAATAAACTAAGGAAATACTCAGGTCATACCTCTATCGAatcgattgaaaaaaaaacttcctagAAATAATGATAAGACCTCATGCAActcttataggtatatatatatattaacaaaaatggcGAAAAGTCCGctataaatctaaatataaaagattaatcttctctatatatatatataaaagagattgtgtgtgtgtgtgtgtagatgtcTTTATACATTCCCACAACATTGAACATAGGATAcattttgcatgggtccctcttttgagctgggACAGGCTATGACGGGGGTGTCGATTTTTGGGGATGTTATCTAAGGGGGGCTTATGTTGTACCTGAAAACCCAAAAgccgttttttgcagctcaaggaaACTAGATAAGGGccttgagttatttatcaataaattattggcGTTtcgaaaacaactatacgaattactactttttttatgtttattcaaaatcaaaaaagttatagggTAAAAacgaaatcggtgaaaattgcaatttcgtttatttcaggtaaaaaaaaaagaacgtccaatggaatatgggattagtaaatggcataaagtttgtagaaatttgtctggagaatcgtttgcatataaattttccagatataaatcaatgtttaactaaaatatctgtcattttctgatttatttttatattttttttccattttttcataaaacgacaattttcaattttataagaaaaatgacaCAAGACGAtgctttttgtataaaaaatgtaatatttacaaaaattaaccaTTTATTGAGtgttcttttttgacaaaataattcttcataacttttttttttttgcaagtacaaaaaagtattagtaGGTTTTGTTTCTCTTTCAAGTTCAATAAGcgctattaattattttgctgcaaaattagtgcaaaaaagttatttttgcaattttcttcgcaaattttgatttgaaatttttttgaagaaataaaaatgtagttctGATTTAGATACTATTTtggatacatatttatgttactTCAAGctaataatgcattttttttttccggattgatatagtgtgaagaattCAAGGGAATTAGAATTATTAgcatctttttcgacaacaacgaaacattcatattataattatattaagaaaagtGAACGTTAACTGTGCTCTTTGTTTACATTCATACGcctgaaaaatttcatttatacgaccacattataactttttatgtcaaaaatatatatatcacattaaaactattctaaaatataaattttgttatgtttttacatttttccccATTCTCTAAGATGTGAGAAGCTCGACAATccttttttatagatcaaaatatgttgtttACCCTTCCTCAATgcctttaagttttttttttttttttaaatgtcctttttgatgattttgggtagtttttggacaaaaagtataaataaaacacaaaatagaatgcaaaaaacaaaaaatagaatgcagaaaaaaaacaaaaaacattaatctatattatgattattttctaataatacttcttatatatttagtttttattagaaaaaataactgcCCACAGGGCAGTACTAAAACTGTATATCTCCATCTATTGAAATTTTCGATAGAATATACAAATTACCTCAACttcttattttagaatttttttttttcatacaactttaaaaatcagaattacgaaccttttatattaatttatatattttctttgagtaactaaaaacataaaatatacacaataaGTCATTGGATTAAGTTGAATAAATCCTATGGGCCATCTGGCTTTACGTTcgaattttacaaaatagacATTCACCTCTTGATCCATATTCTTCTCTCCTTTTACGAGAGAGTAATAtctcttttgttttttctttaatttgtatCTAAAGGACGGATCTCTCACAAGGATCCTGGATACCTGAAGAACTACGGACCgttaaacatacataatatatacaaaattttatctgaTGTAATGACTAACAGAATAAGTAGTATGGCAGAGTTCACATATACAACCAGGTTcctattttataactataatgGTCAGAATAATCTTTTCATCCTTTTTAAGGGAATCAAGagtcattttttgagaatagaagAGAAGTAAAGGATTGTGTCCCGTATCTACATTGCTGTTCAACGTAGGGTTTGACATATTCAATGACAACTTTGGCCTTGGGTGTGGGCCCTTTCGAAACAATGAAGTCAATCAGAAGAATTATAACATTATTCCAAAAGTtcctattaatttttggattaaatattaatagaggAAAAACAGAGATATATTGAGCTCTTATGGAGAACTGATAGAAAAAGGATGGCCTAGCTTCTAgctttgtattaaatattacattgttCAAGAAGTCCAGAGGCTTTGTCACAGATAGCAACACTATTGCTAAATCTGTTTTTTTACGTAATACCAGCCTTCAaacgaaaatattaaatttttatgacgATCAGactatttgtttacaaaataaagtGCTTGAAGTCACGCTACTTCTGGCGTTTGTAAAATATGGATTCAAAATTTTTGTGTCCTGATATATCACTGTTTCTTGATTGGAAAAAAGTTTGGCTTAACAAGTGTTATTCTACCTATGCTCCATCGAAAGGGACTCTGGAATGTTGGTTTGCTGAGTTTAAATATGGATGTAGAGACACCGATGATGCAGAACGCTCAAATTCTGCAGTTGTTcccaaaaacatacaaaaagtccACAAAATGGTGTGTATGATTGTAAATGAAGGTGCACGAGATAGCTGACATCCTAATGGCATTTAATGGCAGTGTGTTGACTATTTTGCATGAAAAAGGTATTCTCATATTGTGTGCTGCATTTGCTCACAGTAGACCAAAACCTACAATGTGTCGAGGAATTGGAGATATTTTGCCGTAATAAACCATCCATATGTCACAatggacaaaatattttataaaaagataaaaatttgtatcattTGATGGAGactatattgatgaataaagataaattttgctaaaatattgagttttactTAGATTACCTCGGGATTTATTGAAGGATGTGTTATTCTTGTCAATAGTGCACACAATCCGGGCTA
The genomic region above belongs to Lepeophtheirus salmonis chromosome 8, UVic_Lsal_1.4, whole genome shotgun sequence and contains:
- the LOC121122773 gene encoding protein phosphatase 1 regulatory subunit 27 — protein: MSRRASVFAKKNPGKPRVRFPDEVIFENEIKEQDGDAVMNMLRRASIDIDINRINSAGLTALHQAVLDNNLPVVKILLNHGSKINMQDADYWTPLHAACANGLHEIAKYLVDRGARTSILTDRKERPLDLVDPGDSKTLAVMLAHLERKR